AACTGCCCCGGGGCAGCATAATCCCGTGATTACGCCCAAGAACCACGGATTCTTCATCGGGGCCATAAAAACGGGCTTCACCCTGCAAAATGATAAACGAATGGTCTTCGTTTGAATGATTGTGGAGATGATTCTCCCCACCCTCCGCATAGGTCTTTAACGCGATCCACATGCGGTCCGTTGAGGTTAGAAGCGCCTCTGCACGGCCCTTTTTAGGCAATTTTGAAAACATCTTGAAAAGCTGTGGTTTGGTCGCCCAATCCGCTGGGCGATGCTTATCAATAACCCGTTCCATGGCCCCTTTTGACGAATCAATGGTGCTTTCCGTATCCCCATCGGTTTCGGGCACATAAATTTCGCTTGTCATGACTTTTTCTCCTCAAATTATCCCTATGGACGGGACCATGTCCAAATATCGCCAAAACCCTACTTTGATTTCCAGATTAAGGAAACCCCAATCCCAAGCCCGGGGCCAGAACCGGGCAAATATGGTTTGATTTTTGGGGAACCCCCTACAATGATTAGACTTATCGTTAACTTTCCAATCAACTGAAAGATATCAATGGAACTCGAAATCGCACGAAAAATGGGAGATGGCGCACTTCAAAAAGCGCGCGCGCTTAACCTGAAGCCGATGTCTGTCTTTATTCAAGATGCCAGAGGTGCCATCCGCCTTGTCCTTACCGAAGACGGGGCCAGCCAGCAGCGCGCCGAAATCGCCTATGGCAAAAGCAACGGGGCCATCGCGTTCGGGATGGGCACCCGTGGCCTTGCGAAACGGGTCGGAATGGTGCCGGAATTCATGTCCACGGTCGTCCATGCCATTCGCGGACCGCTTGTCCCCGTTGCTGGTGGCGTCTTGGTCAAGGATAAGGATGGTACTGTTATAGGTGCTATCGGGATTTCCGGCGATACGGCCGATCATGATGAAGCCTGTGCCGTTTCTGGCATTGAAGCTGTTGGTCTGGTTGCCCAAATCGGGGATTGATCGCATTAAGCGAAGAGAGCTAATCCCGAGGGTTTTTCCGCTTTGGCGTGGCAAACCCGCCTTTAGGGGCACCACCGCCGCCGACATTTTGCTTCGCAGCCAATTTAGCCAGCTTTTTCTTATGGGGTTTTTTTGCCTTGGTCTTTTTCTTGGGCTTGTCCCAAGGCTGAACAATCCCATCAATTGCAGCTGATTTTTTCTTGCGCTTTTCCCAAGGCTTTGCAGACCCATCATCAGATTCAGGCCTTTTTACAAACCCTCTTGCTGGAACCGATGGATCACGAGATGGACGCGGCCGATCAGCATACGTTTTTTTCTCGTAAGGCTTTTTCTCAAAGGGCTTTTTATCGCGAGCATCCTTATCGTACGGTTTTTTCTCATACGGTTTTTTCTCATACGGTTTTTTCTCATACGGTTTTTTCTCGTACGGCTTTTTCTCGTACGGCTTTTTCTCGTAAGCTTTCTTCTCGTAAGGCTTTTTGCCCTGATAGGGTTTTCCGGCCGGACCGCTGGACCGCCCTCTGGGCTCACTTCGGCCACCTTCTCTGGCACCAGATGGCGCACCTTTCAGGCGCGTCACGGAAATGGTCTTTTCCATCTTCGCACTGGGGCCAAGGGCTGCCAGAAATTTATCCACACAAGCCGGCGTCAATTCCACATGGGTATCGGCCTGATTGATATTGATCCGCCCGATTTCATTTTTGGTAATGTTGCCCGCACGACACAGCATGGGTAACAACCAGCGCGGTTCTGCATTTTGATCACGACCGACCGAAAGCGACAACCACACGCCGCCTTTGAAATCATCGCGGCGTTTTTTCTGAAATTCAGACGGTGCCACATCCAGCAATTCTTCCGGTGCGGTCTGGCCTGCCAGTTGCTGGCGCAGGAAAGCACCGGCAATCTGTTCGGCGCTATATCGCGACAACAGTTCCTGGACGAAGGGTTTTTCATCCTCGCTCAAATCCTCAATCAATGTGGGATCGGTCAGGATGCGTTCGCGATCATTGGCAATAATTTGATCGGCCGTTGGCGGCTTTGCCCAGATCGCGTCAATGTTGGCATTGCTCAACAAACGTTCTGTTTGTCGGCGCATGTTATGGGGCACGATCAAGGCACAAACACCCTTGCGCCCGGCACGGCCTGTTCGCCCGCTTCTGTGCAACAACATCTCGCGGTTTTTAGGAATGTCTGCGTGAATAACCAGTTCAAGATTTGGCAGATCAATGCCGCGCGCAGCAACGTCGGTGGCGATGCACACCTGTGCGCGGCCATCGCGCATGGCTTGTAAGGAATGGGTGCGTTCGTTCTGGCTTAATTCACCAGACAACGCCACCACGGAAATCCCACGGTTGGCAAAACGACTGGTCATATGATTGACCGCCATCCGGGTGCCACAAAACACGAGCGCATTTTTGGGCTCAAAATAACGCAACACATTGACGATGGCATTTTCCCGATCGTTCGGGGCAACGGTCATGGCGCGGTATTCAATATCAACATGCTGTGAATGCTCCGCTGCCGTGCTGACACGAACCGCATCGCGCTGATAGCGTTTTGCCAAATTAGCAATTGCCCGCGGCACGGTTGCCGAAAACATCAAGGTCCGGCGGCTGTCAGGGGCGGCTTTCAGGATATATTCCAGGTCTTCACGAAAGCCCATATCCAACATTTCATCGGCTTCGTCCAACACCACGGCTTTCAATCCCTTGATGTCCAAAGACCCACGCCCGATGTGATCACACAGCCGGCCGGGGGTTCCCACCACGATCTGGGCACCGCGTTCCAGCACACGGCGTTCATTGCGCATGTCCATGCCACCAACACAGGACGCCAAAGACGCGCCCGTGCCCGCATACAACCATTCCAGTTCGCGTTTCACCTGCAAGGCCAGCTCGCGGGTTGGTGCGACCACCAATGCCTGGGGGGTACCGCCTCTTTCAAAGCGTTCCGCGCCCGCCAGCAGGGTTGGCGCGATGTTCAGGCCAAAGGCCACGGTCTTGCCAGACCCGGTCTGGGCCGACACCAACGCATCGGCATCTTTCAGTTCCGGGGCCAAAACGGCCAATTGCACGGGGGTCAACTCGGAATAACCACGTTTTTCCAATGCCTGAGCAAGCGCCGGGACGACACCTTCAAAATTTGTCATGTGTTTACTTTCGGAATGCTGGTTTCAAACGCTAGGTCGCGCGCACCCATTCATCTTGCCTGCGCTGGAACCATTCGTAGTGGCGGTTTGTACTTGGTGTTGACCCCATTGTACAGAAGGTTCGGCCAAATGGGGGTGCAACGCCCCAAAAGCACCCAAAAAGGCCATATTTTGGCAAAAAAAGCCCCACCCGGCCTGATTTTTCATCTCTCCCGTGTTTCAAACCCGTTTATGCCCGTTTATGGTGGCACACACGAAGACATTTGCGGGGGCACCAGAAATGGCATTCAGTCAAAAAATCAAGGACCTGATTTTTAATGCCCATGCTGACAATTGTGTCTGCATGCTCGCCACCATCGGCGATGATGGCCCCTCCATCAGCCCCAAGGGCTCGATGATCATCCTTGATGATCAACATCTGGCTTATTGGGAACGCGCCAAACTATCCAGTCTGGATAACCTTCGGAAAAACCCAGAGGTTGCGGTGATGTACAGCAACCGGGATGCAGCCCAGCGCGGCGACTTCGATGCCCCCGGCGGCATCTATCGGTTTTACGGCACGGCAGAAATTCATGAATGCGGCGCGTATCGCGACAAAATCCGCACGCTGTTGCAGCCCCGCGAAATCGACCACCCCGGCGCCGAAGAAGGCTTCGCCATCGTCATCACCCTAACCCGCGCCGAAACCCTAAACGGCGACCCGGTGAATTAGAAAATGCCCCCCCCAAGACACACCAAAGATAAGGAATGCAGATGAGCAAGAATAATAAAATTGGCGAGGCGGAATGGGAGGCTCGGGTTAATTTGGCGGGGGCTTTTCGGGTTGCTTATCATTTGGGGTGGAACAACCGGTTGGTTAATCACATCACCGCACGGGTGCCGGATGAGCCGGAGCATTTTTTGATGAACCCCCATCATCTGGGCTGGCACGAGATTACCGCATCGAGTTTGGTGAAGGCCGATTTTGATGGCAATATCTTAAGCGACGGCGATGCCACGCTGGCACCGGCCGGGCTTAATTTCCACAGTGCAATTTTACGGGGAAAGCCAGAGGTCAACTGCGTTTGTCATACCCACCCCAATGCGGGCATTGTCATTTCTGCGACCCGCTGCGG
This is a stretch of genomic DNA from Rhodospirillales bacterium. It encodes these proteins:
- a CDS encoding cupin domain-containing protein; the encoded protein is MTSEIYVPETDGDTESTIDSSKGAMERVIDKHRPADWATKPQLFKMFSKLPKKGRAEALLTSTDRMWIALKTYAEGGENHLHNHSNEDHSFIILQGEARFYGPDEESVVLGRNHGIMLPRGSFYRFRTEGDEPLVVLRIGCVVDAAKTPWGRKDIDGNQVYGNAADNNTVVTEYHEDRVFE
- a CDS encoding heme-binding protein, yielding MELEIARKMGDGALQKARALNLKPMSVFIQDARGAIRLVLTEDGASQQRAEIAYGKSNGAIAFGMGTRGLAKRVGMVPEFMSTVVHAIRGPLVPVAGGVLVKDKDGTVIGAIGISGDTADHDEACAVSGIEAVGLVAQIGD
- a CDS encoding DEAD/DEAH box helicase, which translates into the protein MTNFEGVVPALAQALEKRGYSELTPVQLAVLAPELKDADALVSAQTGSGKTVAFGLNIAPTLLAGAERFERGGTPQALVVAPTRELALQVKRELEWLYAGTGASLASCVGGMDMRNERRVLERGAQIVVGTPGRLCDHIGRGSLDIKGLKAVVLDEADEMLDMGFREDLEYILKAAPDSRRTLMFSATVPRAIANLAKRYQRDAVRVSTAAEHSQHVDIEYRAMTVAPNDRENAIVNVLRYFEPKNALVFCGTRMAVNHMTSRFANRGISVVALSGELSQNERTHSLQAMRDGRAQVCIATDVAARGIDLPNLELVIHADIPKNREMLLHRSGRTGRAGRKGVCALIVPHNMRRQTERLLSNANIDAIWAKPPTADQIIANDRERILTDPTLIEDLSEDEKPFVQELLSRYSAEQIAGAFLRQQLAGQTAPEELLDVAPSEFQKKRRDDFKGGVWLSLSVGRDQNAEPRWLLPMLCRAGNITKNEIGRININQADTHVELTPACVDKFLAALGPSAKMEKTISVTRLKGAPSGAREGGRSEPRGRSSGPAGKPYQGKKPYEKKAYEKKPYEKKPYEKKPYEKKPYEKKPYEKKPYDKDARDKKPFEKKPYEKKTYADRPRPSRDPSVPARGFVKRPESDDGSAKPWEKRKKKSAAIDGIVQPWDKPKKKTKAKKPHKKKLAKLAAKQNVGGGGAPKGGFATPKRKNPRD
- a CDS encoding pyridoxamine 5'-phosphate oxidase family protein, with product MAFSQKIKDLIFNAHADNCVCMLATIGDDGPSISPKGSMIILDDQHLAYWERAKLSSLDNLRKNPEVAVMYSNRDAAQRGDFDAPGGIYRFYGTAEIHECGAYRDKIRTLLQPREIDHPGAEEGFAIVITLTRAETLNGDPVN